From Syntrophorhabdaceae bacterium, one genomic window encodes:
- the cimA gene encoding citramalate synthase, giving the protein MRVEFYDTTLRDGAQSEDIAFTLTDKLRITEKLDEFGMHYIEGGWPGSNPKDLQYFKEVKKLNLRNAKVVAFSSTMKAGSSPQNDEIIMALMNAHTEYIAIVGKSWDLHVKDALRVGLDTNLEMIDRTIAYLKQMAKKVFFDAEHFFDGYKKNRAYAMRVIETAYNAGADTIVLCDTNGGSMPYEVHDIVSNVKAALRAPLGIHTHNDTELGVANTLMAVQAGCTQVQGTVNGYGERCGNANLCSIIPNVILKMGHSGIQKPKLRKLRELSLFIDELANFIPDKHRPYVGESAFAHKGGIHVSAIRRNAATYEHVQPEYVGNKQRVLISDLSGESNILYKAKEFNIDMGKDRKVVKDIVQKIKTLEMHGYQFEAAEGSLELLIKKDLGIHKSYFDLVGFRIIVEKKERAHPVTEATIHVKVGDKTEHTAALGKGPVNALDNALRKALHKFYPELKEMDLVDYKVRVLSTKDGTGARTRVLIESSDGKHTWGTVGVSENIIEASWRALVDSIDYKLLIEEERNR; this is encoded by the coding sequence GTGAGGGTCGAATTCTACGACACCACGTTACGAGACGGTGCACAATCGGAAGATATCGCCTTTACGTTGACCGATAAGCTCCGGATCACGGAGAAACTTGACGAATTTGGCATGCACTACATAGAAGGGGGCTGGCCCGGATCAAACCCGAAAGATCTCCAGTACTTCAAAGAAGTCAAGAAGCTGAATCTCAGGAATGCGAAAGTTGTTGCCTTCAGTAGCACCATGAAAGCCGGGTCAAGCCCGCAAAATGATGAGATCATCATGGCCCTCATGAACGCCCACACAGAGTACATCGCGATCGTGGGCAAGAGCTGGGACCTCCACGTAAAAGACGCCCTGCGGGTAGGCCTTGACACGAACCTCGAGATGATTGATAGGACCATTGCGTATCTCAAACAAATGGCGAAGAAGGTCTTTTTCGATGCGGAACATTTCTTCGACGGTTACAAGAAGAACAGGGCATATGCCATGCGCGTCATCGAGACGGCATACAACGCCGGGGCAGATACGATTGTTCTGTGTGACACTAACGGAGGCAGTATGCCCTATGAGGTGCATGACATCGTGAGCAATGTGAAGGCCGCTCTCAGAGCGCCGCTCGGTATTCACACCCATAACGATACCGAGCTTGGTGTGGCCAATACGCTCATGGCCGTACAGGCAGGATGCACGCAGGTCCAGGGAACCGTGAATGGTTACGGTGAGCGGTGTGGAAATGCAAACCTCTGCTCCATCATCCCAAACGTGATCCTCAAGATGGGTCACAGCGGGATACAGAAACCAAAACTCCGGAAGCTTCGCGAGTTGAGTCTTTTCATCGACGAACTGGCGAATTTTATCCCTGACAAACACAGACCCTACGTGGGTGAAAGCGCCTTCGCGCATAAGGGTGGCATCCACGTGAGTGCCATACGGAGAAACGCCGCGACGTACGAGCACGTACAGCCCGAATATGTGGGCAACAAGCAGCGGGTGCTCATCTCCGACCTATCGGGTGAGAGCAATATTCTCTACAAGGCCAAAGAGTTCAACATCGACATGGGCAAAGACAGAAAGGTGGTCAAGGATATCGTGCAGAAGATCAAGACTCTGGAGATGCACGGTTATCAGTTCGAAGCGGCGGAAGGCTCCCTCGAGCTTCTTATCAAGAAAGACCTCGGTATCCATAAGAGCTATTTCGATCTTGTAGGCTTTAGAATCATAGTGGAGAAAAAGGAGCGGGCCCACCCCGTTACGGAAGCGACAATCCATGTCAAAGTCGGCGACAAGACCGAACACACGGCTGCGCTCGGCAAGGGCCCCGTGAATGCCCTCGACAATGCCCTGAGAAAGGCCCTGCATAAATTCTACCCCGAGCTCAAGGAAATGGACCTTGTGGACTACAAGGTCAGGGTGCTGTCGACCAAGGACGGCACCGGCGCTCGCACGCGAGTGCTCATTGAAAGCAGTGACGGGAAGCATACCTGGGGGACCGTAGGCGTGTCGGAGAATATTATCGAGGCGAGCTGGAGAGCGCTTGTGGATAGTATCGATTATAAACTGCTTATCGAAGAGGAAAGAAACAGGTGA